The segment CCCACATCTCTCCGTAGTTTGATTCAAATGAGCCCGTACATCCGTCCGTGCTTCCAAACGCACCACATCATAACACCTTATTCAAGGGAGGTTAGTATGAAACGCTCGTTCGTCAACATAGTCTCAAGCATGCTGATCGCAGTACTTTTAACGACTGCTTTTGGCTGTTACGGTTCCTTTCCGTTGATCAACAAGGTCTACAAGTTCAACGGCGGCCTCGGGAACAAGTTCGTGAATGAACTTGGGTTTCTTGTTATGAATATTGTCCCCGTGTACGGCGTGGCGGCTTTCATAGACGCAGTGCTGCTCAATACGATCGAGTTCTGGAGCGGTAGAAACCCGGTATCAGCATCGAACGATGCCGTCGTGCCACTTGATCCGACTTCGACCTTGACCTTGAGGGGGGCAGACGGATCGGTGCTCCTCACCACAATGACGGACGAGGGAATCAGTCAATACGTGTTTCAGAAGGGAACTGACGGGACGGTTGTCAGAGACGTCAGCGGGAAAGTATTGGCTCGCTGCACCATGACGCAAGACGGTGGAATGCGTATCTACGATGGGAACAGCAATCTTGTGGCAGACTGTTCAGCTGCGCAGGTCCAGCATCTTGGCGACGCCTCCAAATCTTCGAAATAATTCTCACTGTCTTCAGTTGTCGATCAGGAAATGTGAGGGCAGGTGTCAGTATTGCGTGCCCTTTTGTTTTGAGGTGAAGCCAGACACGCATGCAGGGGACAGATCTCAGGACTCGAGGCTGACCTACCTGCAAAAAAAGCGGTATTCTGGTGATTGCAGAGTCAGGATGTTTTTTGTATATTGAGTAAGACCTAAGAGGAATCGTGCGGAGAGAGATACAACTCGGAACGTAGCGCAGCCCGGTAGCGCACTTGCTTGGGGTGATGTTCCGAATTCTTCGGGGTACAAACCTACCTAACAAACTTCTATTTGTTCTCCCTTTGTGGTTATCGTTGTGGTAATCCTTGCATCCTTTTTCAAGGAGGCAAGGTATGTTTCTTTCCAAGCGCAATGGAATCTATTATCTCTGGTATGACGATGACGATGGCCGCAAGCGCAAGATCAGCACCAGAGCCCGCCTCAAAAGTGACGCACTAAAGTTCCTCCGTTCATTCGATGAGCGGCGTGAAGCCATTCGTCGAGCCAGAACACATCTTTCAGTCTTCTCCGTTGATGCCGTCCGCTATGCTGAAACCACTTTGAACAAGGGGACAGCCAAGCTCTACGATCATGCTCTCCGTAATTTCAAGAGGATCGTCGGCGACGCTCTCTTGTCCAAGCTAACACCGAAGCATTTCGACCAATACAAATCTGACCGTCTTCAGCAAGTGTCACCCGTCTCGGTGAACGTGGAGCTGAGGACGATTCGGTCGGCTTTGAACCTCGCCGTGCGTTGGGAAGTGATGGAGAGGAATCCGTTCTTTGGGTTGCCGCTGGCTCGTGTCCCTTACGAAACGCCACCTTACTTCACAAAGGCTGACTTCCAACGTCTGTTGGACATTGTCACAGAGTCATGGTTTCGAGATGTTGTCATATTTACTGTTGTGACGGGGCTTCGACGTGGTGAAGTCATCAACCTCAAATGGAATGATGTGGACTTGGAACGGAGGGTAATACTCATCCATAGTCAGGGGGGATTTCGGACTAAGACCGGCAAGAGCCGATTCATACCCATGAACAATGTCGCCCTGCAGCTTGTAATAAAAAGAAAACCTGTGAGTGTGACCGAGTATCTGTTCGAGGTGGAGGGAAGGAAACTGTCGGGGTATTGGTTGAGCCACAAGCTGAAAAAATACGTCCGAAAACTCGGGCTACAGGAGAACCTAAACTACCATGCATTGAGGCATACGTTTGCGAGCTGGTTGGTACAGGACGGGGTGTCGATCTATGAAGTTCAAAAGTTGCTCGGCCACGCTGACGTTTCTACAACACAGATCTACAGTCATCTTCAACCGGAAACCCTACATAGAACGGTTGAGAGGTTGGATTTTGTTTTGCCACAGCGGTTGCTACTAGAACCTGAAAGCATCCCCGATGTCTCCACCCTGTCCACTCCCGAAAATACAACTGGACACTAAAACACCATGATTTCCTTAGCAAATACCCCAATGTGTCCACAGTGTCCACTGTGTCCATATGTTTTTAATAAAGAAGATAGAAATAATAGAATAGGGTACAGAGAATAGTATATAAGAGTTTGAAAAAACCCTGGACACTATGGACACACTGGACACTTTCCGCGTAAGTCATGAGAGTGTACCGAGTTGAGGGTGTCCACATGCAGATCGGGAGGTGGACACTGTCCATGCCGGTGGATCTGACCTCAATGATGAATGCTACGGCAGTAAGAACAAAACACTCCTAATCCCCTCTAAATCGCGAAATGCGCGCTGAATTCAGGGGGTTCATCTGCCGGTTCATTCGATTCGCGTAACCACGCCCACAATTGGAGGGTAGGGACGAGAAGCAGAACTCCGAGGAAACCCAGAGCGGTCTTGTGTCCTGCGATTCGAGATCGTGGAGGAAAGAAGAATCCAACGGATGCCAATGACAATCGGATTTGGTTAATGCGCTAACCACAAGCTGACGAGTACTTTACACGTTGCAATTGAGCGATTCCTGCGATATGTTGAAACGTTGTAAATATGAAAGCACCGCAGACCTAGCATCATCTACTCTAGTTCGCAGTCGAGCATTTACCTGGGGTTCGAATCCATGTTCCCCTCTCATCGTTTCTCATTCTTTCGGGGAC is part of the Ignavibacteriales bacterium genome and harbors:
- a CDS encoding DUF3332 family protein, yielding MKRSFVNIVSSMLIAVLLTTAFGCYGSFPLINKVYKFNGGLGNKFVNELGFLVMNIVPVYGVAAFIDAVLLNTIEFWSGRNPVSASNDAVVPLDPTSTLTLRGADGSVLLTTMTDEGISQYVFQKGTDGTVVRDVSGKVLARCTMTQDGGMRIYDGNSNLVADCSAAQVQHLGDASKSSK
- a CDS encoding tyrosine-type recombinase/integrase, with the translated sequence MFLSKRNGIYYLWYDDDDGRKRKISTRARLKSDALKFLRSFDERREAIRRARTHLSVFSVDAVRYAETTLNKGTAKLYDHALRNFKRIVGDALLSKLTPKHFDQYKSDRLQQVSPVSVNVELRTIRSALNLAVRWEVMERNPFFGLPLARVPYETPPYFTKADFQRLLDIVTESWFRDVVIFTVVTGLRRGEVINLKWNDVDLERRVILIHSQGGFRTKTGKSRFIPMNNVALQLVIKRKPVSVTEYLFEVEGRKLSGYWLSHKLKKYVRKLGLQENLNYHALRHTFASWLVQDGVSIYEVQKLLGHADVSTTQIYSHLQPETLHRTVERLDFVLPQRLLLEPESIPDVSTLSTPENTTGH